A segment of the Arachis hypogaea cultivar Tifrunner chromosome 5, arahy.Tifrunner.gnm2.J5K5, whole genome shotgun sequence genome:
CTGATGATATGCACAGTTATTTATCTGAATTGAGGTACCTTAATCTTGGTTCTACCAATTTCACTGGTGATATTCCTTCTAGTATTGGAAGGTTAAAGGAACTGAGAGAGCTTAAGCTTCATTATTGTTTATTCAATGGAACCGTTCCTGCTGAGATTGGAAACTTGTCCAATCTTGAGTACTTGGATTTGTCTTACAACACCATGTTCCCAAGTTGGAAATTGCCATCAAACTTTACCAAATTGACCAAATTGAAACTCTTTCATGTGTATGCTACAAACTTGGTTGGTGAAATTCCAGAGAACATTGGAGAAATGGTGGATTTGGAGAATTTGGATATGTCACAGAATGGTTTAACTGGTGGAGTTCCCAGTGGCTTGTTCCTGCTGAAGAATCTGACCATATTGTACCTTTTCCAGAACAATCTCTCCGGAGAGATACCTAAAGTTGTTGAAGCATTGAATTTGGTTGATCTTGATCTTGCACAGAATAACCTCACAGGGAAAATTCCAGAAGTTCTTGGAAAGCTTAAGAACATTACTTGGTTGAACTTGTCACTTAATAAGTTGTCAGGGGAGATTCCAGAAGCCTTTGGTAGTCTTCCAGCTATGGTGGATTTTCGTATGTTCTCCAACAATTTGTCAGGTACTCTTCCATCCAAATTCGGCCGCTACTCGAGGCTTGAAACCTTTCTGGTTTCATCTAATATTCTTAGTGGAAATTTACCAGAGAATTTATGTTACAATGGCAGGTTACTTAATTTAACTGTGTATGACAATAATCTTAGTGGTGAGTTGCCAAAATCACTAGGAAATTGTAATAGCCTACTTGATCTGAAAATTTACAACAATAAGTTTTCTGGTAACATTCCTAGTGGTCTTTGGACATCTTTGAATTTGTCAAATTTCATGGTGAGCCATAACAATTTCACTGGTGAGCTTCCTGAGATGCTGTCCTCTAGCATTTTGCGGCTCGAGATAAGTTTCAATCAACTTTCTGGTAGAATTCCAGCTACTGTGTCTTCTTGGAGTAATGTGGTAGTGTTTGATGCAAGTAAGAACAacttgaatggaagcattccacAAGAGCTAACTTCTCTTCCAAAGTTAACAACCCTATTGCTTGATCAGAACCAGCTCACTGGGCCGCTTCCTTCGGACATAATCCATTGGGAGAATCTAGTGACTCTGAATTTGAGACAGAACAAGCTCTCTGGACAAATACCAGATGCACTCGGCCGGCTGCCGGTGCTTAGCCAGCTTGACCTTTCAGAAAATCAATTCACTGGCCAAGTTCCTTCTCAGCTTCCAAGACTCACCAATCTCAATCTTTCTTCCAATCATTTGACAGGAAAGGTtccatatgaatttgaaaattctGCATTTGACACCAGCTTTTTGGACAATCCTGGCCTTTGTTCTGATACCCCGGAACTGAACCTTGCATTGTGTAATTCTACTCCACAAAGATCAGGCAAGGGTTCATCTTGGTCTGTTTCTTTGATTACAAGTCTTGTTGTAGCAGCCTTCTTAATGGCTTTGTTGGCAACACTCTTGATTATGAGGCTTTacagaaaaagaaagcaagaatttgATAACTCATGGAAGCTAATTTCATTTCAAAGGCTGAATTTCACAGAATCAGACATTCTCTCCTCATTAACTGAGCAGAATATTATTGGCAGTGGTGGATATGGTGCAATTTATCGTTGCCCTGTCGATGATTTCGGCTATGTTGctgtgaaaaagatttggaatgaCAGGAAGTTAGatcagaagctcaagagctcgtTTCGCGCTGAAGTTAATGCGCTGAGCAATATTCGCCATACTAACATTGTGAGGTTGTTGTGCTGCATTTCAAATGAGGAATCTATGCTCCTTGTTTACGAGTATATGGAAAATAGTAGCCTAGATAAGTGGCTGCACAAGAAGTATAATAAGGCCTCCAATTTCTCAAGTTCAGCAGCAGTGCATCATGTTTTTCTTGATTGGCCAAAGAGGTTGCAAATAGCAATAGGAGTTGCACAAGGTTTGAGCTACATGCACCATGATTGCTCACAACCTATTGTTCATAGAGATGtgaaaacaagcaacattctCTTGGATGCTCAATTCAATGCAAAAGTTGCAGATTTTGGTCTGGCTAGGATGTTGCTCAAGCCTGGTCAATTGAACACCATGTCAACTGTGATTGGATCATTTGGCTACATTGCTCCTGGTGAGTGAAATCCCAATATTCTAGTTCAGAACACAAGAGAAATGTGTTGCTTGAAGAGCAAGTAATCATAATCTGCACTTCTAGTTTGTTATAACAAGTACATTGCTTGGTTAAATTCTATGTGCCTTATATTTTTGCACTGGCCTAAGTTTCTTAATGTATATATGTGTTTCTTTATGATTGAAATTGCAGAATATACTCAAACAAGAAGGATCACTGAAAAGATTGATGTGTTTAGCTTTGGTGTTGTTCTGTTGGAGCTGACAACTGGCAAAGAGGCGAATGATGGAGACCAACACTTGTCTCTGGCCGAGTGGGCGTGGCGCCACATTCAGATAGGAAGCAACATAGAAGAGCTTCTAGACAAAGATGTCATGGAACCAAGCTACTTGGATGAAATGTGCACAGTTTTCAAACTTGGGGTGATGTGTACTTCAACATTGGCTTCTACTAGGCCTTCCATGAAGGAGGTGCTGCAAATGTTGCAACTCTGCAGAGATCAATTTGATTATGGAGGAGACAGTAAGTTAGGCCATTATGATGTTGTTCCTCTTCTTAAGGATTCAAAAAGTGAAACAAGGTTGGATGTTGTTGATACTTTATAATAGAATTTTGATGATATACCTATACACACGATTGGATGtttatgtaaaaatataatttaaattgttataagtataattttaGAAGTGGACTTACAAGTATGTTAGTTTTAGTTACAATTCTAGTTCATACTTCATAAGATAATAGAATGTGAAATTTACCAAATTGTAATTTAGAATTAGCAACAAACTAAGACTCTAAGAGTGACATATTTGGAGGGTTGTTGATGAGGCTTGACTTGGTCTGAGGccatggtttttgaaaaatgaaaagtgGATTTTATTGTTTGGTAAGTAAGTTTCAATGGTCAATATTGACTGCCGAAATTAATTATGAAATATAGTTGCAAACTTGGAACATAAAAGAAACAACAAAGCAGATAGATCAAACTTTTGTCCACACTCCACACCAGTTGACCAAGAATAAACAATGAATATGCTGGGACACATTTTTTCCTTCCCCACACTAACTGTCCAAAGTGCCCATCACTTCTTTTTAGCGTGTATCATGAATCATTATCATGCTTGGATTTATTTAATTAAGAGTAGactgacaaataaatttttaaaaatttaattttaaaaaaataattatagaaattaatttaaataaatttttaagaatttatttattattttattctttattaatttATGGCTTTTTTTGTTATATAAAGGAAAAAATGAGTTTAGCTGTTGCGCATCTTAATACTGTATATTaagattatttataaatttataaatttttattttaataaacctataataaatatattgaaaattaaactttatatatttttataaaaaaattttacttgaCAACTATAACACGTGTCTGttaaatcccaaaaaaaaaatgatCAAAATACATTTCTGTACATAGTTTTTCATTCCGGCAATAGTTTGGAACTCTGGATAGAtccattaatttttatttttcaaaaatacatccttatctttttatttttttatttttttttgggacACAGATCCTCTGGAAAATACATACTTatcctatatatatattatttttctttttggataTTATACAGTTATTATTTTGACTTGGTCTAGACTCTAGAAATGTGTCAATTTGCCATTGTTCCTTCTCCTTGGATCCAATaggctttttaaattttttttgtacatctaactggtttttattttttataataattaagaaaGGGCTTTTCTCAATGACCCAAAACTATgaacaaaaaaaggaaaaaagtggAACACTGGAAACTGTAAAGTGGAAAACAAATGCAGTGCGTGCAAAGCGCAAACAAATCACAATGGCCAGCAATGAAGCAGcagaagtaaaagatgaagaagaagaaagagaggatGCAACAATGGCGAAGTTGGGTTCCTATGGTGGCGAAGTGAGGTTGGTGGTTGATGGAGAGGAATCAGCTGCAGAAGAGATCATGCTTTTATGGGGAATCCAACAACCAACTCTTTCCAAACCCAACTCCTTTGTTTCTCAGTCTTCATTGAAACTCTCCATCGACTCTTGTGGACACTCTCTCTCCATTCTTCAGTCTCCTTCTTCATTGGTACCCCTAATCATCTCTCTCGGTGTTCTTCcctgtaatttattttatttggtgattCTAACTTGATGACCCTTTTGTATTTTTGGCTCAAATGTGATGACTCATTTGGTATGATGCTCTGTTAGTGATAATTGGCGGTTAAAATTTGAAGCTTGTGATGCTGATAATTTATTGTGGATTGTGATGTTCATTCATTGATAATTTAGTTGTAAGCTATGGTTCTGGCTTCACTCTTCATGCATAATCCCCGTTTCTATGCTATGATTATGATGTGATTTACAGATAGTTTGATTTACTAGCCAATCAATATTGAGATGTTATTATGTTACTGTGTACCAGGTTGGAATATCAGTTTTTAGATTGATCAAGAAATAAGATTAAATAGCATGAGTTTAATTTGTGGATTGCTTCATATTTCATGGTTTGGGATTCAGTGTGTATAAATTTGGAGCCTCGTTAAACAGCTTTTATCTTTTCAAGCTACTAATTTATTTAGTTAGTGAAATTGATGTACCATGAGTTGTTTATTGTTGAATTAAGCTCACAGTTATACCTATTTaaacttttgattttaagggcacCCCTGGAGTAACTGGATCAGTGATGTGGGACAGTGGAGTTGTATTGGGGAAGTTTCTAGAGCATTCTGTTGATTCCGGGATGCTTGTTCTACAGGGCAAGAAGATTGTTGAATTGGGATCTGGTTGTGGCTTGGTCGGGTAATTACGTTCTTACTATCAATTTGTTGGTGCCGAATTGATATAGTTTGTCActtattttcatttaaattagCTTGTAACCTGTTTGACGAAGATTTATGAACTACAAAAGTAGAACTATGATCTCTTGTGTTGACTCTTGTCTAGAAACCAGTGAAGTATCAATTTTTCAGATTGTTCTTACTCAGTTTATAATAATGCACTGTTCTTATTTTGTATTCCTTAGTTGCATTGCAGCTCTTTTGGGTGGTGAGGTCATTCTTACTGATCTTCCCGATAGGCTGAGGCTACTTAGAAAGAACATTGAAACCAACATGAAACAATTTTGTCTACGCGGATCTGTGACAGCAACTGAACTCATATGGGGAGATGATGCTGACCTAGAACTTGTTAAGCCCATGCCTGATTATGGTAATAAAGATTCAACTATTGGCACTAGAAAACTTGTAGGGATGTAGCAGTCAGTTTATGTTGCCGCCCAATCTCCATCGTTTCTCCTTCTTATAGTATCCCTTATTGTTCAACATCTGTTTTCTGTGTCTCATGCGatacttaaaatttttgttggttaaaataCTGTCATCGATCACTACTCACATTTATTTGCAAATATAACTGTTTTGTGGTATTattatcatgtaataatttcTCTACAACTCATGCCTCCATGGTCTTATGAATATAGGCAATTGTTACCAAATTCATAATACAAATATAATTTTGCCTAATGCTAGGGATTTATGGCTTTTGACATGATTAAGAAAGATCCATTTTGGTATATTAGGGCACTGgagaatataaagataaagagtGCCATAAGATGTTTCAAGATTGAGTTAATATACCAATCGATTATCAACTCAATGCTTATTTGATTTCTTCTTTTCAGTGCTTGGATCCGATGTTGTTTACAGTGAGGGAGCCGTCGAGGATCTGCTAGAGACTCTAGGGCAGCTCTGCGGGCCTAATACAACTATCTTCTTGGCTGGCGAACTTCGAAATGGTGAAGGATTTGTTCCTTTTAACTTCATTTTTGGACCCTAATGTTCACAAGTATTATGAGTTCtgagatctttttttcttttctggttTCAGATGCCATTCTTGAGTACTTCCTAGAAGCTGCAATGAACAATTTCAGAATTGGTCGGGTCGATCAAAATCTGTGGCATCCTGATTATTGCAGCAACCGAGTTGTTCTTTATGTTCTTGTGAAGAAATGAAAGTTTCAGAATTAATGAAACTATGTTACTTTATAGTTTATACTCTACTAGAGTGTGACCCTCCTATGCTAGAATTCATTGTAAAAGATATTCTCCttccatatattattttttgatatCATGCTCATTTTGA
Coding sequences within it:
- the LOC112801804 gene encoding uncharacterized protein, with the protein product MFFIFFLRFFLANVRHIQYFTQNQGKKKHSKMKISKPSWYSHTLTLFFFIIIIMMSHVANSQSHQLYNEEHAVLMKIKQYLRNPPFLSHWTQQSSTSNNNHCSWPEINCTTNGNSVISLTLSNSNITQAIPTFICELKNLTFIDFSFNFIPGEFPTSLYNCSKLQYLDLSMNNFVGNIPDDMHSYLSELRYLNLGSTNFTGDIPSSIGRLKELRELKLHYCLFNGTVPAEIGNLSNLEYLDLSYNTMFPSWKLPSNFTKLTKLKLFHVYATNLVGEIPENIGEMVDLENLDMSQNGLTGGVPSGLFLLKNLTILYLFQNNLSGEIPKVVEALNLVDLDLAQNNLTGKIPEVLGKLKNITWLNLSLNKLSGEIPEAFGSLPAMVDFRMFSNNLSGTLPSKFGRYSRLETFLVSSNILSGNLPENLCYNGRLLNLTVYDNNLSGELPKSLGNCNSLLDLKIYNNKFSGNIPSGLWTSLNLSNFMVSHNNFTGELPEMLSSSILRLEISFNQLSGRIPATVSSWSNVVVFDASKNNLNGSIPQELTSLPKLTTLLLDQNQLTGPLPSDIIHWENLVTLNLRQNKLSGQIPDALGRLPVLSQLDLSENQFTGQVPSQLPRLTNLNLSSNHLTGKVPYEFENSAFDTSFLDNPGLCSDTPELNLALCNSTPQRSGKGSSWSVSLITSLVVAAFLMALLATLLIMRLYRKRKQEFDNSWKLISFQRLNFTESDILSSLTEQNIIGSGGYGAIYRCPVDDFGYVAVKKIWNDRKLDQKLKSSFRAEVNALSNIRHTNIVRLLCCISNEESMLLVYEYMENSSLDKWLHKKYNKASNFSSSAAVHHVFLDWPKRLQIAIGVAQGLSYMHHDCSQPIVHRDVKTSNILLDAQFNAKVADFGLARMLLKPGQLNTMSTVIGSFGYIAPEYTQTRRITEKIDVFSFGVVLLELTTGKEANDGDQHLSLAEWAWRHIQIGSNIEELLDKDVMEPSYLDEMCTVFKLGVMCTSTLASTRPSMKEVLQMLQLCRDQFDYGGDSKLGHYDVVPLLKDSKSETRLDVVDTL
- the LOC112801809 gene encoding uncharacterized protein, with amino-acid sequence MTQNYEQKKEKSGTLETVKWKTNAVRAKRKQITMASNEAAEVKDEEEEREDATMAKLGSYGGEVRLVVDGEESAAEEIMLLWGIQQPTLSKPNSFVSQSSLKLSIDSCGHSLSILQSPSSLGTPGVTGSVMWDSGVVLGKFLEHSVDSGMLVLQGKKIVELGSGCGLVGCIAALLGGEVILTDLPDRLRLLRKNIETNMKQFCLRGSVTATELIWGDDADLELVKPMPDYVLGSDVVYSEGAVEDLLETLGQLCGPNTTIFLAGELRNDAILEYFLEAAMNNFRIGRVDQNLWHPDYCSNRVVLYVLVKK